Proteins encoded together in one Candidatus Eisenbacteria bacterium window:
- a CDS encoding T9SS type A sorting domain-containing protein produces the protein MRNTKLMTLAALVVGLSLVAAVSAMAAIEKTPRSPEALRHPSGEIFSANGDVIYTKEGARSDTTWITAHDDTRCDDNLGTPADGGQGNSAPGYATWCWERGYLGGGLYDSCASTTLMPNPGCFTHYDVYTLLVNQWHLDTLDRYNPAVEESTPWCGEWGDTLVWENPYGYGPQYNYSMILNLGRPGTTGFNSGTGFTIGGIHMYDVEIAYDYCYLEYAVSNNETLATWFELDRYNGTSNPEPPIQCPGTGLGRYGCAQYESFQVIGPSVNNTSTNLLVRWRFASDSAWDDEDANGGVWTDGAWRIDHIYAGGKSGGHYPNGGGVETFEAGFGPEWSTPSLPQAQLGGFWSGGKWVNGTPVVCDWWHLELNPDYSNFGNTCEYTNTWMWVADDQAFTQNQEDGYHYRLVTPVFESGPNNPFYDPDPPGPGSENRWTGVVVEFDEYLCIKDIVGDVTDTQCRVYNSSINRWSQWEGDNYVIVGGCQFWNINTFDEWTQYLGPDIDSVQFSWEFLDRCDYNASSELPCMGQHRKATYLIDNVSIGVFEQRGTQWAQGQTERFADTFARDVAMHPMFKENWELFPTDVWEQEDSMTIQVRDIDGVMGGPPPQNSGVRIHWRISTTCGTTWDKEPGRPQGATYFPAANWNSKVMNFSVPDDEDAQGTKAEFNGVYSTIITIADNATYLGAGATLWPEGTMIEYYFTALDSLGTRDTVPNRNAIRRNDLRLVETTVGKQHDRRLPWPFDVRVLPCPTSKDPLPSGQNHPVLLVDGYGRTAYDISTDPNFSQSGVTSFPLVHQIFEESLKRLGVQYDFYRQGYGVSRGNAPIYSQPFHKDSYGGVINHIGAMARRYKTVIWFFGTFSNERTVVDSSQLEIATYLDIAGVNFPDSANIWVLGENLCEDNELTDPAWTRSGNQTTNGAFFWKTLCGLTEKAGGCTDQAGHGGPGEAYRYYLVGQAGTCLAGITKAQGYWDCPIRGHPDDEATTAAATALIKYHDDLGAGKFAASFRRHANGSKAILSFVSLEHFTSAQERDCVVQAVLGRAGDGIGDNLQFNTGIPTPRANCTINVDVPDGVPSIFALRQNVPNPFNPITTIYFDLPKQTKTTLRVYDIAGREVRTLVDGVLNEGPHEATWNGKDNSGRDAASGVYFYRLDAEKDTATRKMVLLR, from the coding sequence ATGAGGAACACCAAGCTCATGACCTTGGCTGCGCTGGTCGTGGGGCTCTCTCTCGTGGCGGCCGTTTCGGCGATGGCCGCGATCGAGAAGACCCCGCGTTCCCCCGAAGCCTTGCGACACCCGAGCGGCGAGATCTTCTCGGCGAACGGGGACGTAATCTACACGAAAGAGGGCGCGCGGTCGGACACCACGTGGATCACAGCCCACGACGACACCCGGTGTGACGACAACCTGGGCACCCCGGCTGACGGCGGCCAGGGGAACAGTGCCCCCGGCTATGCCACGTGGTGCTGGGAACGCGGCTACCTGGGCGGCGGCCTGTACGACTCGTGCGCGTCGACGACCTTGATGCCGAATCCCGGGTGCTTCACCCACTACGACGTCTACACGCTTCTCGTGAACCAGTGGCACCTCGACACGCTGGACCGATACAACCCGGCGGTCGAGGAATCCACCCCCTGGTGCGGCGAGTGGGGCGACACGCTCGTCTGGGAGAACCCGTACGGATACGGCCCGCAGTACAACTACAGCATGATCCTGAACCTCGGCCGCCCGGGGACGACCGGCTTCAACTCCGGAACCGGCTTCACGATCGGCGGCATCCACATGTACGACGTGGAGATCGCGTACGACTACTGCTACCTGGAATACGCGGTCAGCAACAACGAGACCTTGGCGACCTGGTTCGAGCTGGACCGCTACAACGGGACGTCGAACCCGGAGCCGCCGATTCAGTGCCCGGGGACCGGTCTCGGCCGGTACGGATGCGCGCAGTACGAGAGCTTCCAGGTGATCGGTCCGAGCGTGAACAACACGTCGACCAACCTGCTCGTTCGTTGGCGCTTCGCCTCGGACAGCGCGTGGGACGATGAGGACGCGAACGGCGGCGTCTGGACGGACGGCGCGTGGCGCATCGACCACATCTACGCGGGCGGCAAGTCGGGCGGCCATTACCCGAACGGCGGCGGGGTGGAGACGTTCGAGGCCGGATTCGGCCCCGAGTGGTCCACGCCGAGCCTTCCGCAGGCGCAGCTTGGCGGCTTCTGGAGCGGCGGCAAGTGGGTCAACGGGACCCCGGTCGTCTGCGACTGGTGGCATCTCGAGCTGAACCCGGACTACTCGAACTTCGGCAACACCTGCGAGTACACGAACACCTGGATGTGGGTAGCGGACGACCAGGCCTTCACCCAGAACCAGGAAGACGGCTACCACTACCGGCTCGTCACGCCCGTGTTCGAGAGCGGTCCGAACAACCCGTTCTACGATCCGGATCCTCCGGGACCGGGGTCCGAGAACCGGTGGACCGGCGTCGTGGTCGAGTTTGACGAGTACCTTTGCATCAAGGACATCGTCGGCGACGTGACCGACACGCAGTGCCGGGTCTACAACTCGAGCATCAACCGCTGGAGCCAGTGGGAGGGCGACAACTACGTGATCGTCGGCGGTTGCCAGTTCTGGAACATCAACACGTTCGACGAGTGGACCCAGTACCTCGGCCCGGATATCGACTCGGTCCAGTTCTCCTGGGAGTTCCTGGATCGGTGCGATTACAACGCCTCGTCCGAGCTTCCCTGCATGGGGCAGCACCGGAAGGCGACCTACCTCATCGACAACGTGAGCATCGGCGTGTTCGAGCAGCGCGGGACGCAGTGGGCGCAGGGGCAGACCGAGCGCTTCGCCGACACGTTCGCGCGCGACGTCGCGATGCACCCGATGTTCAAGGAGAACTGGGAGCTCTTCCCGACCGACGTCTGGGAGCAGGAAGACTCGATGACCATCCAGGTCCGCGACATCGACGGGGTCATGGGCGGTCCTCCGCCCCAGAACTCCGGCGTGCGGATTCACTGGCGGATCTCGACGACCTGCGGGACGACCTGGGACAAGGAGCCCGGCCGTCCGCAGGGCGCGACCTACTTCCCGGCGGCCAACTGGAACTCGAAGGTGATGAACTTCTCGGTTCCGGACGACGAAGACGCGCAGGGGACCAAGGCCGAGTTCAACGGCGTGTACTCCACGATCATCACGATCGCGGACAACGCGACGTACCTCGGCGCCGGGGCGACCCTGTGGCCCGAAGGGACGATGATCGAGTACTACTTCACGGCGCTGGACAGCTTGGGCACCCGGGATACGGTTCCGAACCGGAACGCGATTCGCCGGAACGATCTCCGGCTCGTCGAGACGACCGTGGGCAAGCAGCACGATCGCCGGCTCCCGTGGCCGTTCGACGTGAGGGTGCTACCGTGCCCGACCTCGAAAGACCCGCTCCCCTCGGGCCAGAACCATCCGGTTCTCCTGGTCGACGGGTACGGCCGGACCGCGTACGACATCTCGACCGACCCGAACTTCTCGCAGTCCGGAGTCACCTCGTTCCCGTTAGTGCATCAGATCTTCGAGGAGTCGCTGAAGCGCCTCGGCGTTCAGTACGACTTCTACCGCCAGGGCTACGGCGTCAGCCGGGGGAACGCCCCGATCTACTCGCAGCCCTTCCACAAGGACAGCTACGGCGGCGTGATCAACCACATCGGCGCGATGGCGCGGCGCTACAAGACTGTGATCTGGTTCTTCGGCACGTTCAGCAACGAGAGAACGGTCGTGGACTCGTCGCAGCTCGAGATCGCCACGTACCTCGACATCGCAGGCGTGAACTTCCCCGACTCGGCCAACATCTGGGTACTCGGGGAAAACCTCTGCGAGGATAACGAGCTGACCGACCCGGCTTGGACGAGAAGCGGCAACCAGACGACCAACGGCGCCTTCTTCTGGAAGACGCTTTGCGGTCTGACGGAGAAGGCCGGAGGCTGCACGGACCAGGCGGGTCACGGCGGCCCCGGAGAGGCGTACCGCTACTACCTCGTGGGCCAGGCGGGCACCTGCCTCGCGGGAATCACAAAGGCTCAAGGGTATTGGGACTGCCCGATCCGTGGGCACCCCGACGATGAGGCCACCACCGCAGCCGCGACCGCGCTCATCAAGTACCATGATGATCTCGGCGCGGGCAAGTTCGCCGCGTCGTTCAGGCGTCATGCGAACGGAAGCAAGGCGATCCTGTCGTTCGTCTCCCTCGAGCACTTCACGAGCGCGCAAGAACGCGACTGCGTGGTGCAGGCCGTTCTCGGACGCGCCGGAGACGGCATTGGCGACAACCTGCAGTTCAACACCGGCATCCCGACGCCGCGCGCGAACTGCACGATCAACGTCGACGTGCCGGACGGTGTTCCGTCGATCTTCGCCCTCAGGCAGAACGTTCCGAACCCGTTCAACCCGATCACGACGATCTACTTCGATCTGCCGAAGCAGACGAAGACGACGCTTCGGGTGTACGACATCGCGGGCCGCGAGGTCCGCACGCTCGTGGACGGCGTTCTGAACGAAGGGCCGCACGAGGCGACATGGAACGGGAAGGACAACTCCGGACGCGACGCGGCGAGCGGCGTGTACTTCTACCGCCTCGACGCGGAGAAGGACACGGCCACGCGGAAGATGGTGCTGCTCCGGTAA
- a CDS encoding flippase-like domain-containing protein, protein MRGNLLRLAVTIALLALVLSRVDREELSLAGSEVRVLLLLAGYGLNLVMVFLNTYRWQILVRPLGASVGLFRLTSYYFVCMFFNNFMPTSIGGDVVRVLDLARDTGERSSAMASVLVERLLGLYVLLPISIAAFLHLYPTLPERGSFLAAEAAMAVLFLAGTVAIRRSTLRRAEPLLKPFAPLLHRMDARRRAGRLYDFLDAYKKHLGAVLAAFLLSLLSRSVWVFSCWVLAESLGIRLSVAHFFLLMPLVEIGRMLPLSLAGIGIREGVMLLLLRLFGVSDTRAVLLAFLIYGIFVVNGLFGGIVYGLRGFVESRKRRRDAAA, encoded by the coding sequence GTGAGAGGGAACCTCCTCCGGCTCGCCGTCACGATCGCGCTCCTCGCGCTCGTCCTCTCCCGCGTCGACCGGGAGGAGCTCAGCCTCGCCGGTTCCGAGGTGAGGGTTCTCCTTCTTCTCGCCGGATATGGGCTCAACCTCGTCATGGTCTTCTTGAACACCTACCGGTGGCAGATCCTCGTGAGGCCTCTCGGGGCGAGCGTGGGTCTTTTCCGGCTCACCTCGTATTACTTCGTGTGCATGTTCTTCAACAACTTCATGCCGACCTCGATCGGCGGAGACGTGGTCCGCGTGCTCGACCTCGCCCGCGACACGGGAGAGCGCTCCTCGGCGATGGCTTCGGTTCTCGTCGAGCGCCTTCTCGGTCTCTATGTGCTTCTGCCGATCTCGATCGCGGCGTTTCTCCATCTCTATCCCACTCTTCCCGAGCGAGGCTCCTTCCTCGCCGCGGAGGCGGCGATGGCGGTTCTCTTCCTCGCCGGCACCGTCGCGATCCGGCGGAGCACGCTCCGCCGCGCGGAACCGCTTCTCAAACCATTCGCGCCCCTTCTCCATCGGATGGACGCGCGCCGGAGAGCGGGGAGGCTCTACGATTTTCTGGACGCATACAAGAAGCACCTCGGCGCCGTCCTCGCGGCGTTTCTTCTCTCGCTCCTCTCCCGATCGGTGTGGGTGTTCAGCTGCTGGGTTCTCGCGGAGTCGCTCGGCATCCGTCTTTCGGTCGCCCACTTCTTTCTCCTCATGCCGCTGGTGGAGATCGGGAGGATGCTTCCTCTCTCGCTCGCCGGGATCGGGATCCGCGAGGGCGTGATGCTCCTTCTGCTCCGTCTGTTCGGCGTGAGCGACACGCGGGCCGTGCTTCTCGCCTTCCTGATCTATGGGATCTTCGTGGTGAACGGGCTTTTCGGAGGGATCGTGTACGGACTCCGCGGCTTCGTCGAGAGCCGAAAGAGGCGCCGCGATGCCGCCGCGTAG
- a CDS encoding PD40 domain-containing protein, with the protein MRRTGWVRAGLSVLLLSILACGDDDSGQSIFDCPNCEHWTRVFEGNVNFPAYMPGTTDIIAFSSDRGNSRNTENIWVVDLDGPGGEPVFYQITNSPDDEFDPSWSPDGTRLAYTAVLRDEMNRPGYEIFMIRVDDFSNPGDEVRLTNTDFSDEVVVSKPASSTWLDNQTILYSDGQDVFTIELEGNEPGARTKMINDPSDFIFSGTNDFVENQAAAVRLGGRDLVYFVSDSRVPFGSIHVEAKDIGGDTVYAEIFLEGVPTGVRTPNIVGGRPLGNYVVGASVTDPLASEDYCDTLLSAPFAVFENDTTNVSFTFDNPRGTIVLIAGPWGSNFYYDNKYQGVIRRDTTNIECVYPGLHELKLVSIEARDTLGVLLRDSIWVAVGENEVKTCTLDVSGRTGKARGTGGATSIRPLRAVRKGAEVAQHDLPVLWRYDSEDGSYVPISEPGEYPSHPAVDPTGEYVAYIVDFRRLKVVSAVTGLTRWVPLPGATGINICFREAMHPCWSSDGGRLLLSLSPCIDQPSSDGSATEFDGWEVEIGPFLPR; encoded by the coding sequence ATGAGACGGACTGGGTGGGTCCGCGCGGGGTTGTCGGTGCTCCTTCTCTCGATCCTCGCCTGCGGAGACGACGACTCCGGCCAGTCGATCTTCGACTGCCCGAATTGCGAGCACTGGACTCGGGTCTTCGAGGGGAACGTCAACTTCCCGGCCTACATGCCCGGCACGACCGACATCATCGCCTTCAGCTCGGACCGCGGGAACAGCAGGAACACCGAGAACATCTGGGTTGTCGACCTAGACGGCCCGGGCGGAGAGCCTGTCTTCTACCAGATCACCAATTCTCCCGACGACGAGTTCGACCCTTCCTGGTCGCCGGACGGAACGCGCTTGGCCTACACGGCGGTCCTCCGCGACGAGATGAACAGGCCCGGTTACGAGATCTTCATGATCCGCGTGGATGACTTCTCCAACCCCGGCGACGAGGTGCGCCTCACGAACACCGACTTCTCCGACGAGGTGGTCGTTTCGAAACCCGCCTCGTCGACTTGGCTGGACAACCAAACGATCCTCTATTCTGATGGGCAAGACGTGTTCACGATCGAGCTCGAAGGAAACGAACCGGGCGCGCGAACGAAGATGATCAACGATCCTTCGGATTTCATCTTTTCGGGAACGAACGACTTTGTGGAGAACCAGGCGGCCGCGGTGCGCCTGGGCGGCCGCGACCTCGTCTATTTCGTGTCGGACAGCCGCGTTCCCTTTGGATCGATCCACGTGGAAGCGAAGGACATCGGAGGAGATACCGTCTACGCGGAGATCTTCCTCGAGGGGGTCCCCACCGGCGTGCGGACGCCGAACATCGTCGGCGGGCGTCCGCTCGGGAACTACGTCGTCGGGGCTTCGGTGACCGACCCGCTCGCATCGGAGGACTACTGCGACACACTTCTTTCCGCGCCGTTCGCCGTCTTCGAAAACGACACGACAAACGTAAGCTTCACCTTTGACAACCCGCGCGGAACGATCGTCCTCATCGCGGGTCCGTGGGGCTCGAACTTCTACTACGACAACAAGTATCAGGGCGTGATCCGGCGGGACACCACGAACATCGAGTGCGTGTATCCCGGCCTTCACGAGCTGAAGCTCGTGTCGATCGAGGCGCGAGATACTCTCGGCGTTCTACTCCGCGACTCGATCTGGGTCGCCGTCGGAGAGAACGAGGTCAAGACCTGCACGCTCGACGTGAGCGGGAGGACGGGGAAGGCGAGAGGCACGGGCGGAGCCACCTCGATTCGCCCGTTGAGAGCCGTTCGCAAGGGCGCTGAGGTTGCCCAGCACGACCTCCCGGTTCTCTGGAGGTACGACTCGGAAGACGGCTCTTACGTTCCGATCTCCGAGCCGGGCGAGTACCCCTCCCACCCGGCCGTCGATCCGACGGGGGAATATGTTGCCTATATAGTTGATTTCCGAAGACTTAAAGTTGTCTCTGCCGTGACCGGCCTCACCCGGTGGGTTCCCCTCCCCGGAGCCACCGGCATCAACATCTGCTTCCGCGAGGCGATGCATCCTTGCTGGTCCTCGGACGGAGGGCGGCTTCTCCTCTCGCTTTCGCCCTGCATCGACCAGCCATCTTCGGACGGCAGCGCGACCGAGTTTGACGGGTGGGAGGTCGAGATCGGGCCTTTTCTCCCCCGGTAG
- a CDS encoding glycosyltransferase family 39 protein, whose protein sequence is MSDAGHQQVRWVALLFWAGAALFLSAFFFLTHPPRLDLGLPAASDGTGWDAGGQAKGIAGALLYGGLLLAGGSGLARLLRLGDRPAVLCFALGGLLSSLLSFALLAAGLFRPAALGAGLLVPFFAAGLPRKISVRAPSLRRTFFPLALGLLAVLAAALLLVRTLAPLTANDPIVYHMPIARAYAENGRFEGAPDLVYARMPHGSDLLFAGAALIGGATAARAFHLLLALAAATLAARLAREVFRAPSGLAAAALFLTLPLVLDPRTIGNVDLAAAIFFGASFLLLARHARAAGRADLAAGSLLAGGMLATKYSAYAAYPLLFALLLLPVLGKRARPVSAGSVIAFLLLSHLPLAPWLLKAWAETGNPLFPLFPSILGGHGWDTVLDERLLAWQRSIGMGRDPLRFLILPWNAVLRGEPRYAFFDGVLSPALLLWAFWAWVRGGRETRGVLLLSLAGIYLWGLGSQQLRFLLPVVLLLAAAAGGFWRTERGAFGVFQGGLFLAIAAGLLAPALAETRRDALPVVSGRESEDSYLRRKIQSYAAFRAAERTVPAGERILLVWENRGYYLHRPYAADSFFEASRIVRLAERSGSNEAFLNHLRQEEIRWVLVNRSLERVFSRYAPARALAILDRAWKACEPRGEWGGLELYRVP, encoded by the coding sequence GTGTCGGATGCAGGACATCAGCAAGTCCGGTGGGTCGCCCTTCTGTTCTGGGCGGGAGCCGCGCTCTTCCTCTCCGCGTTCTTCTTCCTCACGCACCCGCCGCGTCTCGATCTCGGCCTCCCGGCTGCTTCGGACGGTACCGGATGGGACGCCGGCGGCCAGGCGAAAGGAATCGCCGGCGCCCTTCTCTACGGAGGGTTGCTCCTCGCGGGAGGGAGCGGGCTCGCGCGGCTTCTCCGGCTCGGGGACCGACCCGCGGTTCTCTGCTTCGCGCTCGGCGGCCTTCTCTCCTCTCTTCTTTCCTTCGCGCTCCTCGCGGCGGGCCTCTTCCGCCCGGCCGCTCTCGGCGCCGGTCTTCTCGTCCCGTTCTTCGCCGCAGGCCTGCCGCGGAAGATCTCCGTCCGCGCGCCGTCTCTCCGCCGGACGTTCTTCCCCCTCGCGCTCGGGTTGCTCGCCGTGCTCGCCGCGGCCCTCCTTCTTGTCCGAACGCTCGCCCCGCTCACCGCGAACGACCCGATCGTGTACCACATGCCGATCGCCCGTGCCTACGCGGAGAACGGCCGGTTCGAAGGAGCGCCGGACCTCGTCTACGCGCGCATGCCGCACGGATCGGATCTCCTCTTCGCGGGAGCCGCTCTCATCGGCGGCGCGACGGCCGCGCGCGCGTTCCATCTTCTTCTCGCCCTCGCCGCAGCGACGCTCGCGGCGCGTCTCGCGCGGGAGGTTTTCCGCGCGCCGTCCGGTCTCGCCGCCGCCGCTCTCTTCCTCACGCTCCCTCTGGTTCTTGACCCCCGCACGATCGGGAACGTGGATCTTGCGGCGGCCATCTTTTTCGGGGCTTCGTTTCTACTTCTCGCGCGGCATGCGCGAGCAGCCGGCCGCGCGGATCTCGCGGCCGGTTCCCTCCTCGCGGGAGGGATGCTCGCGACGAAGTACAGCGCCTACGCCGCCTATCCACTCCTCTTCGCGCTTCTTCTTCTCCCCGTGCTCGGGAAGCGCGCGCGCCCGGTGTCCGCGGGGAGCGTGATCGCGTTCCTTCTTCTCTCCCATCTTCCTCTCGCCCCTTGGCTCCTCAAGGCATGGGCGGAGACCGGAAATCCCCTCTTTCCGCTCTTCCCCTCCATCCTCGGCGGACACGGCTGGGACACAGTTCTCGACGAGAGGCTTCTCGCCTGGCAGCGATCGATCGGCATGGGGAGGGATCCGCTTCGATTCCTAATCCTCCCGTGGAACGCGGTTCTTCGCGGGGAGCCGCGCTACGCCTTTTTCGACGGGGTCCTCTCCCCCGCCCTTCTCCTCTGGGCGTTCTGGGCGTGGGTCCGCGGAGGACGGGAGACGCGGGGGGTTCTTCTCCTCTCCCTCGCGGGCATCTATCTGTGGGGCCTCGGGTCGCAGCAGCTTCGGTTCTTGCTTCCGGTCGTTCTTCTTCTCGCCGCCGCCGCGGGAGGGTTCTGGAGAACCGAGCGCGGAGCCTTCGGCGTGTTTCAGGGAGGTCTCTTCCTCGCGATCGCGGCGGGGCTTCTCGCGCCCGCGCTCGCGGAGACCCGCCGCGACGCGCTCCCGGTCGTTTCCGGACGGGAGAGCGAGGACTCCTATCTCCGGCGAAAGATCCAGTCGTACGCCGCCTTCCGTGCCGCCGAGCGGACCGTCCCCGCCGGAGAGCGGATCCTTCTCGTCTGGGAGAACCGCGGGTACTATCTCCACCGCCCCTACGCGGCGGACAGCTTCTTCGAGGCCTCCCGCATCGTCCGTCTGGCCGAACGATCCGGTTCGAACGAGGCCTTTCTTAATCACTTGAGACAAGAAGAGATTCGGTGGGTTCTCGTGAACCGCTCGCTCGAGCGTGTGTTTTCGCGATACGCGCCGGCGCGCGCGCTCGCGATCCTCGACCGAGCGTGGAAGGCCTGCGAGCCGCGCGGAGAATGGGGAGGGCTCGAGCTCTACCGGGTTCCCTGA
- a CDS encoding tetratricopeptide repeat protein, translating into MPPRRRVRRRTVLLGLYVFALILRLAYLWDARDNPFPDALGLDARYYDLRAEEILREGLIGDDAYFMGPLYPHLLAAVYGLAGRNLLLVRILQAFAGAAVPVLLYRIGSRFMSPTVALVAAAAAALHAPFIFYTSSILDTALSVVLLLWILDRLSVSAARASFRHPLLTGVLFGLAAAGRGNVLLFLPFALFALARAEPGKRREFRAPFALLLGVLVVIGATTARNYAASGDFVPLTSNGGLNFYIGNGPESSGAYEKPKGLDVDEDPSGRRLLERQLGRPLSPSEVSAEWFSRATAWIRENPGAELRLLLKKTILFFSTFEIPQIETYRFQMRYSPIIRVLHAPFGVFAPLALAGLFLARGRNLFLPVSFVFSYAASIVLFFVLTRYRLPVVPMLLLFAAATLVAFVEEAAKGCRGALLRRFLWIVPFFALCNVNFYRLSASIGEAQSYYRLGIIHQSRGEAEQAVLAYRRSIELDPDYERSRLNLGELLAVTDRKEEAEALFREAMRIEPEYPKASLNLGTLLYRSGRTEEGKAFLEEALRLDPGYGKAWLHLSALALLEGDPDGAEKAFAALASLAPDDPIRGLAEEFLTRIEEFDRIAVWREANSLPRALPPATREAATAELFRDRADCLALYRAGAAGGDPSALYALGAALYREEDWAGASAAFEQAARSAEGHPFLGFARGLVRFREGRPEEALPLFVEETEANPDFLPAWRNAAILASRLGLHGEARRLAGEYAARAEEEDEAIRSILSASPPSAQGTR; encoded by the coding sequence ATGCCGCCGCGTAGAAGGGTGCGGCGGCGGACCGTCCTCCTCGGGCTCTATGTCTTCGCGCTGATCCTCCGACTCGCCTATCTTTGGGACGCGAGAGACAATCCCTTCCCCGACGCTCTCGGGCTCGACGCACGCTACTACGATCTCCGCGCCGAGGAGATCCTCCGCGAGGGGCTCATCGGCGACGACGCCTACTTCATGGGACCCCTCTATCCGCATCTTCTCGCGGCCGTCTACGGTCTCGCGGGGAGGAACCTTCTTCTCGTCCGCATCCTTCAGGCGTTCGCCGGCGCGGCCGTTCCGGTGCTCCTCTATCGGATCGGCTCGCGCTTCATGAGCCCCACGGTCGCACTCGTCGCGGCCGCGGCGGCCGCGCTCCACGCCCCGTTCATCTTCTATACCTCCTCGATCCTGGACACGGCCCTCTCGGTGGTCCTTCTTCTTTGGATCCTGGACCGGCTCAGCGTATCGGCCGCGCGCGCCTCGTTTCGGCACCCGCTTCTCACCGGCGTTCTCTTCGGCCTCGCCGCGGCAGGGAGGGGGAACGTGCTTCTCTTCCTCCCCTTCGCCCTCTTCGCGCTCGCCCGCGCCGAGCCGGGGAAGAGACGGGAATTCCGCGCGCCGTTCGCTCTTCTTCTCGGGGTTCTCGTCGTGATCGGGGCGACGACCGCGAGGAACTACGCGGCGAGCGGGGATTTCGTCCCGCTCACCTCGAACGGCGGGCTCAACTTCTACATCGGAAACGGGCCGGAATCCTCCGGGGCCTACGAGAAGCCGAAGGGCCTCGACGTGGACGAGGACCCGTCGGGGCGCCGTCTTCTCGAGAGACAGCTCGGCCGCCCGCTCTCCCCATCCGAGGTCTCCGCCGAGTGGTTCTCCCGCGCGACCGCGTGGATCCGCGAGAACCCCGGCGCGGAGCTCCGCCTTCTTCTCAAGAAGACGATTCTTTTCTTCTCGACATTTGAAATTCCGCAGATCGAAACGTATCGGTTTCAGATGCGCTACAGCCCGATCATCCGGGTTCTCCATGCCCCGTTCGGCGTGTTCGCTCCCCTGGCGCTCGCCGGACTCTTCCTCGCCCGCGGGCGAAACCTCTTCCTCCCCGTGTCCTTCGTCTTCTCGTACGCGGCGTCGATCGTTCTCTTCTTCGTTCTCACGCGGTATCGCCTGCCGGTCGTCCCGATGCTGCTCCTCTTCGCCGCTGCGACCTTAGTCGCCTTCGTCGAGGAGGCCGCGAAAGGATGCCGGGGCGCTCTCCTCCGCCGCTTCCTGTGGATCGTTCCGTTCTTCGCTCTCTGCAACGTCAACTTCTACCGTCTCTCCGCGTCGATTGGCGAGGCGCAGTCGTACTATCGTCTCGGCATCATCCATCAGAGCCGCGGCGAAGCCGAGCAGGCGGTTCTCGCCTACCGCCGTTCGATCGAGCTCGATCCGGATTATGAGCGCTCGCGGCTCAACCTCGGCGAGCTTCTCGCGGTCACCGACCGGAAGGAGGAAGCGGAGGCTCTCTTCCGCGAGGCGATGCGGATCGAGCCCGAGTACCCGAAGGCATCTCTCAATCTGGGCACCCTCCTCTACCGCTCGGGGCGGACGGAGGAAGGGAAGGCGTTCCTCGAGGAGGCGCTTCGTCTCGATCCGGGCTACGGAAAGGCATGGCTTCATCTCTCCGCGCTCGCGCTTCTCGAGGGGGATCCCGACGGTGCCGAGAAGGCGTTCGCCGCGCTCGCCTCGCTCGCGCCGGACGATCCGATCCGCGGGCTCGCCGAGGAGTTCCTCACGCGGATCGAGGAGTTCGATCGAATCGCCGTGTGGCGCGAGGCGAACAGTCTCCCGCGCGCTCTTCCTCCGGCCACGCGCGAGGCGGCCACGGCGGAGCTCTTTCGCGATCGTGCCGACTGCCTCGCGCTCTACCGCGCGGGCGCGGCCGGAGGGGACCCCTCGGCGCTCTACGCTCTCGGCGCGGCCCTCTATCGGGAGGAGGATTGGGCGGGCGCGTCCGCGGCGTTCGAACAAGCTGCGCGGAGCGCGGAAGGCCATCCCTTTCTCGGCTTCGCGCGCGGGCTCGTCCGCTTCCGCGAAGGCCGCCCGGAGGAGGCGCTTCCACTTTTCGTCGAGGAGACGGAGGCGAATCCGGATTTTCTTCCCGCGTGGAGGAACGCAGCGATCCTCGCTTCCCGGCTCGGGCTGCACGGCGAGGCGCGGCGTCTCGCGGGCGAGTACGCCGCGAGAGCCGAGGAGGAGGACGAGGCGATCCGCTCGATCCTCTCCGCGTCCCCGCCCTCCGCTCAGGGAACCCGGTAG